The Aedes aegypti strain LVP_AGWG chromosome 3, AaegL5.0 Primary Assembly, whole genome shotgun sequence genome contains a region encoding:
- the LOC110679554 gene encoding probable cytochrome P450 28a5, translated as MWWTVVGVLGGILSAIYLFLSWNFDCWKKDGIKGPKPRLLFGNLPNVLKQKKHIFYEYEKIYNDFKTEPVVGYFSVRTPQLMIREPELIKEVLIKGFRYFSANEFSDAVDEKSDPLFARNPFSLSGEKWKTRRGEITPAFTNNRIKALSTLMDEVCDRMTDHVKKQKEPAVDTKELMSKYTTDVVSNCVFAIDAQSFSKDKPEIREMGRRIMDFNFRAQIILMITTFLPSVKKFYKFTFLPREVEQFFIRIMKDAIRHRKENNIVRNDYLDHLLSLQEKKQISEIDMAGHGVSFFADGFETSSTVMTNCLFDLASHPEIQTRLREEIRNVQATKGGINYDNIGEMTYLDQVLNETLRIHPIIPVLRKRCTESTVLVGPKDQKIPVSAGTTVVIPYFVQLDSQYYQEPNKYNPERFSPENGGTKPYRERGVYFPFGEGPRMCLGMRFAIAQVKRGIIEIIDKFEISVNSKTQVPLKYEPKMFMLYPVGGIWLDYKSIK; from the exons ATGTGGTGGACAGTGGTTGGCGTTTTGGGTGGCATTCTGAGTGCCATCTATCTGTTCCTGTCGTGGAATTTCGATTGCTGGAAAAAGGACGGCATTAAAGGCCCGAAGCCGAGGTTGCTGTTTGGAAATCTTCCGAATGTTCTAAAACAgaagaaacacattttttacgAATACGAGAAAATTTACAA TGATTTCAAGACCGAACCCGTAGTGGGTTACTTCAGCGTTCGGACACCGCAGTTGATGATCCGCGAACCAGAGCTTATCAAAGAGGTGCTCATCAAGGGCTTCCGCTACTTTTCGGCAAACGAGTTCTCCGATGCTGTGGATGAAAAGTCCGATCCCCTGTTCGCAAGAAATCCATTCAGCTTGTCCGGAGAAAAATGGAAAACTCGTCGAGGGGAAATCACACCGGCCTTCACGAACAACAGA ATAAAGGCACTTTCGACACTCATGGATGAAGTGTGTGATAGGATGACAGACcacgtcaaaaaacaaaaagaaccAGCCGTTGATACGAAGGAG CTCATGTCGAAGTACACCACTGATGTAGTTTCAAACTGCGTATTCGCCATCGACGCCCAGTCATTTTCCAAGGACAAGCCAGAAATCCGTGAAATGGGTCGTCGGATCATGGATTTCAATTTTAGAGCTCAGATTATTCTGATGATAACAACTTTCCTGCCGTCGGTCAAAAAGTTCTACAAATTTACGTTTTTGCCACGGGAAGTTGAGCAATTCTTCATTCGCATCATGAAAGATGCCATCCGCCATCGTAAGGAAAATAACATAGTTCGCAACGATTATCTGGACCACCTTCTATCGCTGCAAGAGAAGAAACAGATTTCGGAAATTGATATGGCAGGTCATGGGGTATCGTTCTTCGCGGATGGCTTTGAAACGTCCAGTACGGTGATGACAAACTGTCTTTTCGATCTGGCATCTCATCCTGAAATCCAGACCAGATTGAGAGAGGAAATTCGCAACGTCCAGGCTACCAAAGGTGGCATCAATTATGACAATATTGGAGAAATGACCTATCTAGATCAAGTTCTGAACGAAACACTGAGAATTCACCCGATTATTCCGGTTCTGCGTAAACGATGCACCGAAAGCACTGTGCTGGTTGGACCCAAAGACCAGAAAATACCAGTTTCGGCAGGAACTACAGTTGTCATTCCATACTTTGTTCAACTCGATTCACAGTATTACCAAGAACCTAACAAGTACAATCCTGAGAGATTCTCGCCTGAAAACGGTGGAACAAAACCCTACCGAGAACGAGGAGTGTACTTCCCGTTCGGCGAAGGACCTCGAATGTGCCTTGGAATGCGTTTTGCCATTGCTCAAGTGAAGCGAGGAATCATTGAGATCATCGATAAATTTGAAATCTCCGTCAACTCTAAGACGCAGGTTCCCTTGAAATACGAGCCAAAAATGTTCATGCTGTATCCGGTGGGAGGCATCTGGTTAGATTATAAGTCCATCAAATAA